One Corythoichthys intestinalis isolate RoL2023-P3 chromosome 9, ASM3026506v1, whole genome shotgun sequence DNA window includes the following coding sequences:
- the LOC130921730 gene encoding cell division control protein 42 homolog isoform X2 — protein sequence MQTIKCVVVGDGAVGKTCLLISYTTNKFPSEYVPTVFDNYAVTVMIGGEPYTLGLFDTAGQEDYDRLRPLSYPQTDVFLVCFSVVSPSSFENVKEKWVPEITHHCPKTPFLLVGTQIDLRDDPSTIEKLAKNKQKPITPETAEKLARDLKAVKYVECSALTQRGLKNVFDEAILAALEPPELQRQRKCCIF from the exons ATGCAGACCATCAAGTGTGTTGTTGTTGGAGATGGTGCTGTGGGTAAAACTTGCCTGCTCATCTCATACACCACAAACAAATTTCCCTCTGAATATGTACCTACA GTGTTTGATAACTATGCCGTAACTGTAATGATTGGCGGCGAGCCTTACACACTTGGCTTGTTTGATACCGCAG GTCAGGAAGACTACGATAGATTAAGACCTCTGAGTTATCCCCAGACCGATGTCTTCCTTGTGTGTTTCTCCGTTGTGTCTCCCTCATCATTTGAAAATGTAAAAGAAAAG TGGGTTCCAGAGATTACTCACCATTGTCCCAAGACCCCATTTCTGCTGGTTGGCACTCAGATTGATTTAAGAGATGACCCCTCAACTATAGAGAAGCTGGCAAAGAACAAGCAAAAACCTATCACTCCAGAGACAGCAGAGAAGCTTGCACGAGACCTCAAAGCTGTGAAATATGTGGAATGCTCAGCCCTCACTCAG CGAGGGCTGAAGAATGTGTTTGATGAAGCTATCCTAGCTGCCCTAGAACCACCTGAGTTGCAGAGACAGAGGAAATGctgcattttttaa
- the snrpe gene encoding small nuclear ribonucleoprotein E, whose product MAYRGQGQKVQKVMVQPINLIFRYLQNRSRIQVWLYEQVNIRIEGCIIGFDEYMNLVLEDSEEVHMKTRNRKPLGRIMLKGDNITLLQSVSK is encoded by the exons ATGGCGTACCGCGGGCAAGGGCAGAAGGTGCAGAAGGTTATGGTTCAGCCCATT AATCTAATCTTCAGATATCTTCAGAAT CGGTCGAGGATCCAGGTGTGGTTATATGAACAAGTCAACATCAGAATCGAGGGCTGCATCATT GGTTTTGATGAGTACATGAACTTGGTTCTTGAGGATTCGGAGGAAGTTCACATGAAGACAAGGAATAGGAAACCACTTG GAAGGATCATGTTGAAAGGAGACAACATCACCTTGCTGCAGAGTGTGTCCAAGTGA